TGCACGACGGGCGGACCGCCGTCTTCCCGCGCGACATGGGCGCGGCCATCGCCGAGTTCGAGCGGCTGGCCCCCGGCGACGGGCAGGCGTTCGCGCAGATGATCCAGGAGTTCGGCGCCCACGCGGGCGACATCTTCCCGCTCTTCGCCATGGACCTGGCCTCGCCCGAGGCGCAGGCGATCATCCGCCGGCTGATGGTGGACCCCTCGGGGCGCGGCTACACCCCCTTCGCCGCCGACTTCATGGGGACCGCGCGCGACCTGCTGGAGCGCCGCTTCCGCTCGCCCGTCTTCCGCGCCCTGGCCGCGCCGTGGGTGATGCACTTGGGCCGCACCCCCGACGCCGCCAACAGCGCCTTCTGGCTCCCGCTGGTGCTGATGTCGTTCATCGGCGGGGGGATGGCGCTCCCCGTGGGCGGCAGCGAGATGCTCCCCCGGGCGCTGGTGAAGCTCATCCGCGACCGCGGCGGCGAGGTGATCTGCGACGCGCTGGTGGAGCGGATCGTGGTGCGCCACGGCCGCGCCGAGGCGGTGCGCGTGGCCGGCGGCAAGCAGTACAAGGCCGAGCGCGCCGTGGTGGCCTCGGTGAACCCCGACCAGCTCTACCTGCGGCTGCTGGAGGGCGCCGACGTCCCCGCGCCGCTGGTGAAGCAGGCCGGCGGCTTCCGCTACGGCCGCGGCGCCGTGCAGGTGCAGCTCGCCCTCTCGCGGCCGCTGGCGTGGCCCGACGCGCGCCTGGGCGAGGTGGGCCAGCTCCACCTCACCGGCGGGCTGGAGGAGATCACCACCGGGATCACCCAGGCGCTGAACGGCTGGCTCCCAGCCAGCCCCACCATCTCGCTCGACTCGCCGACGGCGTTCGACAAGACGCGCGTCCCCGAGGGGAAGGCGATCGCGCGCCTGCAGATGCTGGAGATCCCGATCCGCCCGCGGGGCGACGCCGCGGGGACGATCGACGTGGGCGACGGCACCTGGACGGAGGCACTGAAGGACCGCTTCGCCGACCGGGTGATCGACATCGCCGCGCGGCACGTTCCCGGGCTGAAGGACACCATCCTGGCGCGCCACGTGATGGGCCCGGCCGACCTGGCCGCCTACAACCCGAACGCCGGCCCGGGCGACCCGTACGGCGGCTCGCACGACCTGGCGCAGAGCTACCTCTTCCGCCCGCTCCCGGGGCAGCCGGGGCACCAGACGGCGGTGCCCAACGTCTACATGCTGGGCGCGGCTACCTGGCCCGGCCACGGCGTCAACGGCGGCTCCGGCTACATCGTCGCCAGGCAGCTCCTGGCGGCCCCGGCAGTGGGGAAGAAGCCGGCGAAGGCGTAAGACGAACCGAAAAGTCCTGAGTGCTAAGTGCCAAGTGCTGAACTGCACAGACGATATCCGATCCGGCAACTCAGGACTCAGCACTCGGCACTCAGGACTACCTACTTAGCAGCCCCAGTTCTCCGAAGGGTTCCGAAGGCACTGGAGGGCCGACTGCTCCGTGCGGCGGCATGCAGTCGCGCCTGAGCCGATCCAGCATGGCGGATCTCTGGCGGCTGCGCTTCCACGCGAGGAACTCTGCGCCGAGCCGGTTCGTATGTCCGCGCACCGAAGCGAGGAACCTGGCGGGCTGGAGTTCGGCGAGGTTTTCTCCGACGACCGGAGCCCGACTGGCCCGGACGAGGACGACTACACCGCCGATCCCGGTCGGCACACTCACGATGAGTGGACCGAAGGACAGGAGCAGGTCAGCCGATGGGATGGGAGGCACTCGGGCAGTGGGGTGACGACGCCGCTCGCATCGAACCGCTCGCCGGCGGAGTCGCCAACGACGTGTGGAGCGTGCGCGTCGACGGGCACCTCGCGGTCGGTCGTCTCGGGGCCAGGAGCGACGCTGATCTCGCGTGGGAGACCGGGCTCCTCCAACACCTCGACCGTGCAGGCCTGGCCGTGCCGGTGCCGATCCCGACCAGGGACGGCCGGCTGTTCGCCGACGGTGTGGTGGTGATGACCTGCGTGGAGGGCGGCCCGCCCGAGACGGAGGCCGACTGGCGCCGCGTGGCCGACACGCTCCGCCAGCTGCACCGGTTGACGCAGGGCTGGCCGCAGCGCCCCGGCTGGCGATCGTCGACCGACCTTCTGCACGCCGAGACCGGGACGAAGATCGACCTCCGCGCGATGCCGCCCGAGGGCGTCGCTCGATGCCGGGCAGCGTGGGCGCGGCTCGCCGGACCCCGGACGTGCGTCGTCCACGGCAACCCCAACAACCCCGGCAACGTCCGAATGACGGCGGACCGGGTCGCGCTGATCGACTGGGACGAGTCGCACGTCGACGTCCCCGACCTCGACCTGGTGCTGCCCCACAATGCCGCCGGTCTCGACGACCTTGCGCACGACATCGCCGCGCAAGCGTCGGCCGCGTGGGAAGCCGCCGTCTGCTGGGACGACGAGTACGCGGTCAGGCGGCTCGCCGAAGTTCGAGCGGTCTGAGCAGCGGCGGCGAATCGAGAGACCGCGCCTGAGGCCGGATCGTACCGTGACACTTGACGGGACGCCGCGACGGCACTAGCCTACTACACGCTGTCGTAACCACCCATGTCCCTCCGGTCCAATGGCCCTGAATCGATACCATTTCACCTTCGATCCGCAGAAGAAGGGGTTGCGCAAGATTCTCGGCGACCTCGAGGCGGACGTCATGGAGGTGATCTGGGCACGCGGCCGGGCCACGGTGCACGACGTCCACGAGCGGGTCGCCGCGGACCGGGAGCTCGC
This region of Longimicrobium sp. genomic DNA includes:
- a CDS encoding NAD(P)/FAD-dependent oxidoreductase, which codes for MNKYDAIFVGSGHNSLVAAALLARAGWSVLVLEKNDRPGGFCRTDEVTLPGFKHDLFSTAHPLFVTGPAYAELAPELAERGLQYLNGGLPTGVSMHDGRTAVFPRDMGAAIAEFERLAPGDGQAFAQMIQEFGAHAGDIFPLFAMDLASPEAQAIIRRLMVDPSGRGYTPFAADFMGTARDLLERRFRSPVFRALAAPWVMHLGRTPDAANSAFWLPLVLMSFIGGGMALPVGGSEMLPRALVKLIRDRGGEVICDALVERIVVRHGRAEAVRVAGGKQYKAERAVVASVNPDQLYLRLLEGADVPAPLVKQAGGFRYGRGAVQVQLALSRPLAWPDARLGEVGQLHLTGGLEEITTGITQALNGWLPASPTISLDSPTAFDKTRVPEGKAIARLQMLEIPIRPRGDAAGTIDVGDGTWTEALKDRFADRVIDIAARHVPGLKDTILARHVMGPADLAAYNPNAGPGDPYGGSHDLAQSYLFRPLPGQPGHQTAVPNVYMLGAATWPGHGVNGGSGYIVARQLLAAPAVGKKPAKA